The Lepidochelys kempii isolate rLepKem1 chromosome 2, rLepKem1.hap2, whole genome shotgun sequence genomic interval ggttagtctctaaggtgccacaagtactccttttctttttactaaaattaACCATGTTGTGGGATCTGTATAAAGTGAAGCTGTCTCACAGTATCAAATCATGTTTGAATGCTATCTATATGCATGCTttaacagtgtgtgtgtatgggggggggcaCGACACATGGAAACTGGAAGCCTCaacattgttgttttttaatagtgTAGATAGGAATTAAAAGTTGATTACTCACAGAAGGGCAAAagaaggtttgttttgtttgagtttCCATGAGTGTCCAACACCCTTTGGTTATAATTTGATGTGTTTGCAAAACTAAAGGGGAATCacaaaaaagagtacttgtggcaccttagagactaacaaatttatttgatcataagcttttgtgagccacaagtactccttttctttttgcagatacagactaacacagctgctactctgaaacctgacaaaaaaGAGTAAGGATCTGTTCAATCAAGCAGCAGTGCTCTGAGCCATCGGCTACTCCCGCAAGCATCTAGACATATCTAGGTGAAGTAAACTAAATACATATTCTCAGTCACAATAATTTATTCTTCTGACAAACCTCTCCTATCCCCAGTAAGGATTTAAGAAGTTGAAGAGGACATTCCTACTCTGACAAACAACATAGCCAAAGAGAGCTTTGCAATGGAGGCTAATAACTTCCGAACATGGGTAGATTGTATAATATTGACTCACAGGCACATCCAAAATCTCCTTACAGGAATATTTTATGCTTTATCTGACTGCAAACACAGCAGTTAAAGCCTCTCCTGCCTAACCTAAGGAGCCTCTGGTGGAACAACTGTACACAAAGCAGCTTACTTTGCCAGTAGCTTTCTGTTTTATGCCTTGAAGATTATTGTTCAACAAGAAATTTCTTGCTCTTAACCTTCCAGCTTCTTGATCCTGCAGCgagtccaaattctgctctgatgtCACTGCATTGTTAGCATTTTGACTTAATGGCAGGATCATTTGAGAGAAAAAATTGGGCAAAATCCTGTTTAACTAGAATGTCCTTGATACAAAAATGGCTAGGAAGGTCATGGAAAACCTGTGACAGTTGAATGGATCCATTTTCAAGTACAGCAggaactattttaaaattttccccAGTTCCTCTATATTCAAAAGAGAGATCTGAGCCACAAAGCTCGCATCCAAATCTGAACTTTTCTATTAATCTATTTTACCTCATACAACTGTGTATTTCTAGTTCactagtaaaaatcctcacctgGCAGGAGTGGAAGGATAGTTCAGTAGTTAGGACAGAAGTTTGGCAGTTGGTCCAATTCCTTGTTCTACCAACTTCTTatgtggtcttgggcaagtcacctggaCCAACGTCCatgaaggtatttaggctcctagtgtccatttaaattaatggaaggAGCCTAATTACCTTGGTGGGTCTGGGCTTTAATCTCTCTATATTCTGTACAATGGGAGGCTATTGCTTCCCTTGCACTCATATACGGGGGCAATGGAGGTATCTTCGTAGATGTGCTATTAATTCAAGAAACTGTTAGCTCAAGTGCTTGGCTGATCTCAGCTTGCATATTACCACATGAGGAGAGAGGCATTTTCTAGGGTATTAAAAAATGTGCATTATGTATGGATCTCCCAGTTCCTACTGTTACAACAAGTTAATCAGTAGGGTCATTTAAGAGAGTTTGTGCAATAGCCTAAATCTGACTAGCTCAAAAACAGTTAGGATCAAGTATGGTGTTCAGCTACTGTTTTTGATATCCCCCTTGAGTAGATGATTGTAAGAATACTTAGGGAATTATGATTCCTCAGAATGGGACTTAAATATTCAGAACTCCAGTGTGTAGGGTTTTTGATCCCAGAGAATATCATGGGTACTCGGCAACAGACATTTCCTCACTCTACAGAGTGGGATTCCTGTTAATGAAGGGTGTCCCACTTAGTGTTAGAAACAGCACGGTTTTGTAGGGGTTGCTTTCCCATTCCTACACAACAGTCCGTACTCGGAGAAAGATTACTCTTGGGGTGTTTCACTAGAGAATACcgcagcttttttaaaaaaacattctctGGTGGTTTATTGAACTGGAGGATGACAGTGGCTAGAAAatgtttctgaaatttttttttaagtgaccaATGAAGTTGCATTACCAGAGATGACACCTACATGGGGCCAGGggagatttgatttaaatcactagtcaggaagagtCGATTTAATCATAGATtgctacataaaagtgcattctggGTGATTGTTATAacattaatacatattcttcacaactcaaagatagatgtaggtttcatttttagaaggtacacactgtacatttttaaaatgatttattttgaaaactttacaaattagttttacagctatatcagaaaatgaatgattgtttggttatttcatttaccaaaggtaattgaagcagatatttatgaagtcattgggtgGTGAACTATCTCTAATTCAACAGGTTAataattaatatttggaggattttcttgccatgctgtattaggaggagaacatcaccagacagacatttaaattgttttatttaactaaaacaacaacactaTGTATTCTGGACTTTTTTCTTCAACatcaaacatataatattttaacaaaacaagtatatgaatttttgaatttagttaaacattcaagttttttaaaatcaggtttgtttttgttaaaattgtttttaactaaaatagttaaatgaaatattaaaaaaaaaaattaaatagactatgtcagccaggtcaacacgAGAAACTTAAATATTGACTTCTGCAGCTAATTGAGCTGTCtttcttcattttcctgtttgttcataatctggaaaagaaaaacaagctttcctgttttttcaggtcccaaacgatttttcaatttggaatgaattagtccaaaggaagaaaatattctttctacactggcagaagaagctactgctgttaaaagtgagatcatcacttcaacagtctctgaatccaagtgcttaagtgacttccaccagttcactggtgtgactttctttaaaacatcatcagcaaacatatgtttcttgaatggttcttattcccaaactgggtctcttttacggcctgctgccgttgtaggttttcccttctactgagagaatggtatggtataTCTCAAATCAaggaaggctacactcagaaagacctcaagacttctggaatatgctgcccaaacagtttcacttttgtttctactgcctgtccctcccttctcacatttatgtCCAGActttttctccttgtccagatctattccgcccccaacaatcttctattcatttaactttttgaaactttattcttttagagagaggtaagggattgactctgtacacaaatttgcagagggacaatagggttgaggtctgttatttctcacctctctatatttatttatttaaaaacatttttgctgttaacaagcatgttacctctggagacacaaatccacagtttgagaactgcaaaactaagcatctttgatggtatcttctagactgagccccATTGGGTAGAtcgaaagattaacctaaataatatatacagaagcccctggaacctataagattgggtccctaatccatgaactattggaactcatttacaaaacttttcttaaaccttacatgaatatattgtctcatactatagaattagaatttataatccctattccatgatgagatatctttgagctataatgtatcttaattaaaaactatctttagataaaatgctttttgaggaaaaaaacttaTCAAAAAATCCaattgaaataaacaaaaaaatcggattttttttatATCATTTATTTTCATCTACCCTGCATGGATTCCAGAGAgcgtggatagggggcagggtgAGTGTCCTCGGGTACCTCCATCACTGTCCTAGTGCATCACCTCTCATTCATAAACACACTTGGGCTGTTTTCCTTCCATCACATATACCTTTTATTCCTCTGCTGTTTTACATACACAACAGAACCCAGGCATCTTGTAGCAGAAGCTTTCCACACATCCTCCCTCCACAGCACAGCTCACTTGTGACTAAGTTTCCCCTTCCTTCCTGCTCCTTCTACTTCTTTCCTCCCAGTTGCATCATTAGTCCAGTGGTTACCACCCAGGTGCGCATAATCCCCGAACAGAAAGTCTTCAGTTGCTCACAGCTGAACCTGCAACCCTCTTCAGGCTGCAGCAATGCACTGATCAGGGTGCTGCTGCTAGCACTGTGTAGCTGTGGGTCACAGAGGCagctgagcccccttctgcataGTAGGAGGGGGAGCAGTGCAAGGAGGGTCTCTTGCATGTATGAATCTCAGGGGGGCATTTGGGCGATAGCAGAGACTAAGATGGGCACTTGGCCTTCCCCCACCCTGTTCACCTCAATGAGTTTTGAACTGCATTGCCCTCCAGCCCCTTCTCAATGAGGCATTAATATTGTTATGCTGAGAGCTGCTAATGGCTGGTCATTAGGGGTCATTTATGTATAGAAACAGTTAAAGATGGCATGTTACAACCGCAcccagagagactgagtgagaCTCATTTTCTTTagtatgagagacaaggtgggtgggtgAGCAGAACAGTGTGTACAAATTTACTTTCTTTTGTCTAACCTTGAAAGCTTTCAGGCTTCTTTTTTTGGCACAGCTGTCCAAAGAGAGGAAGGTGGCCAGGGCAGTGTTAGGTGAGGCAGTCTCCTTGAGTTTGAGCAGTTACAGTATGTCTTCGCTTCAGACTTAACTTGGGCTCTTGCTCATGTTGCCCCTACCCTAACTTGTCTCCTGAGCACCCACAAAGCCCTCTCACCCAAGTTTAGTAGTGCTTTCAACCCAGGTTGACTGGCACAGCATGGGGTTAGAGACTGGGtttcacttgggctggtaacATTCCCCTTTGTAGTGAGGACACAGGCTGAGTCACTTGACTGCTGATTGTCCTCGAATGCCATTGCCTACCCACAATTTCCCCCATGTGTGCAGCTGGGAAAGAATGATAGTGGCTCAGCTTACAGTACTaaaaagaaccatgggatatgcccccagaagtccGAGTGACACAAATGGGGGAACACAGCACCGGTGAGAATGTGATGACTCAGGCATGGCTTTGCAGACTGGCTGCTCACTGTTGTGGTAGGGTAGCCCCAGTGTTGACCAATCACTCAAGttaactctgtagtgaagacctACCTAGAGGGGGTTTTCCTAGGTTAGCTGATCTCAATTTGCTTGTTACCACAGGAGGAGAGAGGCATTTTTTAAGGTATTAAAAATATGCACTATGTATGGATCTTCCTCTGAGACACATTGTGTGTGTTAAACAGTCAGATAAGTGCAGTGAAGGCACTTAAaaccacccctccctccccaaaccaaacaaacattaGGTCAATCTGCACTACAAAATATGCTTACTGACTAATTGATATGGTTGGACCTATTTATTTAGAAGGTATTAAATCATGAGCCAGATACTATGATCCTTAGCTGAATAAAACTTCCATGggcttcactgggagttttgcttaaGTAAAGATCACTGACTATGGCCCTATGGTATTACCAGGTTTTTAAAATAAGCTTTTAATGGGGATAAAGCTATtgaactcctttgtaaagtgatttCAGACCTAACAATGAatagtgctatgtaagagctaggtggtattattattaattattattggcTTTTACTGAACTGTAGACTGCAAGGGGCTAGAAAATGTTTCTAAAATGGTTATTTTAAAGATTTTAGGTTGAAGTTTTTAATGTTTCCCGTGGCAGCCCTCTTTCCATTGTCATTTCCAGGATCCAAGGTCTATAATATAGACAGAACACATATATACTATAGATCTATGAAGTCTGTCCTGCCCGTCACGGGACTTCTATTTATGGAGAAAGCTAAACAGCTGTTATGTGACTTAGGGTTTTCAGATTTCACAGCAGTTAAGGTAAGCTGGTGAGAGATGGAGATCATAACATGCCATCTAAGCAATctgtttaaagaaataaaaaaaagaccGATGAATGTACAGTTTGAGCAATAGCATGGATTTCTCTGTCATCTCTTGGAAGAATATAAACCCTAACTTGGCTTCAATAAAAATGAGATAGCCATGTGCAAATGTGCCATTCCTGACAGTACATTTGCCTTTATGTGTCAAGGTATCGCTGGTGCAAAGAAGGCAAAAGACACATGAACACAAATACCGCCAGTAGGTATGGATGGAAATTAGTCCGAAGTCTGAATCCATGCTCTTTGAATAACAAAAAGTCATCACTGCTGCAATATAATGCAAAGAAAAGTGCTTGGATGAGATGGGAGACCtgtttttagaaaagaaaaaaaatgttatgcAGCAGTTGTATAGCCTATGAAATAATTGTAAGTTTACAAACAAGTTATTTTTCTTGCTGCAAAGAGGAGATGACCAGTACAGTCACAGGCTGAGGATGTTGCCCTCACTAATGTTAAAAAGCAGTGTCATTTCTTTGTTCTTTGCTGGGTTCTGCACATTGTTGCGGCAGAATGTGACAAATACACAAGACAAAAACTCTGAAACTATTTTTGTTCTTTGTGAAGAGAGGTCTGGAACCTGCAACATCCACACACACCTCCAGCTTCTATAGAATGGCAGGGTTTCACTCAAACAGCACAATCTGCAGTGACTCAGTTGCTGACACTTAACAAGAAGTTTGTTCTTCCCAAGATGGAGAGAAAAGATTTTGACCACTGCGAACAACTTGACGCTGGGATCACTATGGGAGCAAGGAAAACGTGATTCACAGCTGTGTACTGAACTGCAGCCCATACATGGAGACGTTTCATTTAAGGATATCAGCAAGTCAAGCACCATCAGCAGTTATGCCAGCTAGAGGCAAAATTCCTACCTTCCAGTAGGCAGTGGTGTGCTGGGGAAAAGGGAGAAGATGAAAAGCCTGAGTGATGGGGCCTGGAAGTAGTAGTCTTTGAAAGGCATAAAGCTTCCTATGGCACTGGGAGAGGTGGCCTGGAAGTGGTTCTTGCTCTGCTTTTGGAAAAgtatagcccagtggttctcaaactattgtactggtgacccctttcacatagcaagcctctgagtgcaaccccccctttaaaaattaaaaacacttgtttatatatttaacaccattataaatactggaggcaaagcGAGGTTCGggctggaggctgacagctcgcaacccctcatgtaataacctcgcgatcccctgaggggtcccgacccccagtttgagaattcCTGGTATAGCCAGTGGACCCTATTATAAAGCTCTGTTAGGTCTCAGTCCTGCAAGATGGTGAGCACCATGGCTCCAgtccaacaaagcatttaagcatgtgcctcaCTTTAGGAATGTGGATAGTCCCATAGAAGGCAGTGGGGCTACTTTTGTGTTTATAATTAAGCACAGTTTAAGAGTGTTCCTAAATTAGGCCCAGAGTGCTGCTGAGCACCTTGCTGCATGGCGTCTGTAGTACCTGAATGGACGAGGGCCTGGTCTCTTTGCTCTCTATTTTCCTCTTCAATCACATATCCAGGGGACAGTGCAATGGAGCCTTAGATACCTGATGTTTAGGCACAAATGGTGTTAATTTATACAAAAGCTTTCATAATCCTCAATCACTTGTTTATCAAGTTCACAATCAGCAAGTTTCTTTACTGTGCTGTGAAATTTGAAAGTCATCATCATTTGTAATAACCAAGGTGCACTAGCCATTTGTTATTTTTTAGCTACAATGTGCAGTGTCTGTGTGAGGGGAAACACCACATGGCACTCTGGGGTTTGTTGTTTGTTATAAGCCATTGTCTGATATGCTTTTTGAAAATTAAGGGTTAATAAGCACGCATAATTTTAAAGGCAAATCAATGTGCAGTAATGTTgggaaacaaaaatctttttgtgCAATAATATTTAAACATGAAAAGGTACCATTATATTGAACAAAGTCACCCTTATTGAAAAATCCCATTAAGTTTAATAGGTTTCTCTAGAAATTTAACACAATTCTGTAGCAATTGCTCTAAAATGCCATTCAATATAATTCATAGTGCATGATATCCTTTCTATAGAATTGAATTATATAGAGCAGAATAGCCTTGCTTCCTGAATTCTGTAGGTTGCATTAAAATTCTTTGGAAATGTTTTCATTCTCTAGTAAATTATTCTGACTTTTCTAGAAGGGTAGGAAACATTTCAAATGGAAGAATTTTGACTAGTGGTTTGCTCCCTTGCAAAATGTTCTGACTTCTAAATGCTTAACTTCGTTAGAGCATATTTAGCTTGTTGTTGTCTCATGGCTGTGCAAATAAGCAATATGCCTTATGGGTTCAGTCCTGTTCTCACTAACAGCACAACTACCATTAATACCAAAGCTCCCAATGACTTGAGTGAGAGCAGGAACTGGGCCTCGTAGTTATATTTTTGTGCAGTGAAGAGAATGTGTTGTTCTCACTGCACTCTTTGCTCAGTATTACAGCCCCTTGGAAGGGAAATTCTGTCCTGTTTAAGTTTAGTACGATCCCTGAAGTCCTCTGCTCTCCTCAGCTTTAAACCAAACTATTTAGCAACTGAACTTTAAAGCCCTTTTATGCTTTTCCCAAAAGAGACAAATTTTATGTTCTTAATGAACTGTTTGAGTTAGCAGTTCCTGGCTGCACATTTAGGGCCAGACTGTAGAGCTCTTGCTCGCATTGGTGAGCACTTAGGCCTTTTCTACACTGACAAGTTGCTGGGCAGTAAAGCAGCTTCCTGcggctgtaactcccgaggtgcacacACGGCCAAgccacttagccctggtctacactaggactttaggtcgaatttagcagcattaaatcgatgtaaacctgcacccgtccacacgatgaagccctttatttcgacttaaagggctcttaaaatcgatttccttactccacccctgacaagtggattagtgcttaaatcggccttgccggctcgaatttggggtactgtggacacaattcgacggtattggcctccgggagctatcccagagtgctccattatgaccgctctggacagcactctcaactcagatgcactggccaggtagacaggaaaagaaccgcgaacttttgaatctcatttcctgtttggccagcgtggcaagctgcaggtgaccatgcagagctcatcagcagaggtgaccatgatggagtcccagaatcgcaaaagagctccagcatggaccgaacgggaggtacgggatctgatcgctgtttggggagaggaatccgtactatcagaactctgttccagttttcgaaatgccaaaacctttgtcaaaatctcccagggcatgaaggacagaggccataacagggacccgaagcagtgccgcgtgaaactgaaggagctgaggcaagcctaccagaaaaccagagaggtgaacggccgctccgggtcagagccccaaacatgccgcttctatgacgagctgcatgccattttaggggattcagccaccactaccccagccgtgttgtttgactccttcaatggagatggaggcaatacggaagcaggttttggggacgaagaagatgatgatgaggaggaggttgtagatagctcacagcaagcaagcggagaaaccggttttcccgacagccaggaactgtttctcaccctggacctggagccagtaccccccaaacccacccaaggttgcctcctggacccagcaggtggagaagggacctctggtgagtgtaccttttaaaatactatacatggtttaaaagcaagcatgtgaaaggattactttgccctggcatttgcggttctcctggatgtactcccaaagcctttgcaaaaggtttctggggagggcagccttattgcatccttcatggtaggacactttaccactccaggccagtaacacgtactcgggaatcattgtagaacaaagcattgcagtgtatgtttgctggcattcaaacaacatccgttctttatctctctgtgttatcctcaggagagtgagatataattcatggtcacctggttgaaatagagtgcttttcttcaggggacactcagaggagcccattcttgctgggctgtttgcctgtggctaaacagaaatgttccctgctgttagccacggggtggggggaaggttgagggggtagccacgcggtggggggaggtaaaatgtgaccttgtaacgaaagcacatgtgctatgtatgtaatgttaacagcaaggtttaccctgaaagagtgtagccactgttttataaaatgtgtctttttaaataccgctgtcccttttttttttctccaccagctgcatgtgtttcaatgatcacaggatcttctccttcccagaggctagtgaagcttagaaagaaaaaaaaacgcactcgcgatgaaatgttctccgagctcatgctgtcctcccacactgacagagcacagacgaatgcatggaggcaaataatgtcagagtgcaggaaagcacaaaatgaccgggaggagaggtggcgggctgaagagagtaagtggcgggctgaagagagtaagtggcgggctgaagagagggctgaagctcaaatgtggcggcagcgtgatgagaggaggcaggattcaatgctgaggctgctggaggaccaaaccagtatgctccagtgtatggttgagctgcagcaaaggcagctggagcacagactgccactgcagcccctctgtaaccaactgccttcctccccaacttccatagcctccacacccagatgcccaagaacgcagtgggggggcctccagccaaccagccactccaccacagaggattgcccaaaaaaaagaaggctggcattcaataaattttaaagttgtaaacttttaaagtgctgtgcttaaagtgctgtgtggcattttccttccctcctccaccatccctcctgggctaccttggtagtcatccccctatttgtgtgatgaatgaataaagaatgcatgaatgtgaagcaacaatgactttattgcctctgcaagcggtgattgaagggaggagcggcgggtggttagcttacagggaagtagagtgaaccaaggggcggggggtttcatcaagggaaaacaaacagaactttc includes:
- the LOC140906029 gene encoding uncharacterized protein, with protein sequence MQSSSAEVTMMESQNRKRAPAWTEREVRDLIAVWGEESVLSELCSSFRNAKTFVKISQGMKDRGHNRDPKQCRVKLKELRQAYQKTREVNGRSGSEPQTCRFYDELHAILGDSATTTPAVLFDSFNGDGGNTEAGFGDEEDDDEEEVVDSSQQASGETGFPDSQELFLTLDLEPVPPKPTQGCLLDPAGGEGTSAACVSMITGSSPSQRLVKLRKKKKRTRDEMFSELMLSSHTDRAQTNAWRQIMSECRKAQNDREERWRAEESKWRAEESKWRAEERAEAQMWRQRDERRQDSMLRLLEDQTSMLQCMVELQQRQLEHRLPLQPLCNQLPSSPTSIASTPRCPRTQWGGLQPTSHSTTEDCPKKRRLAFNKF